AAAGTCTCCTTTGTTTCAGTTTTTTCAGCTATGGTTTCTGAGAGTCTTTTCTCAATCACTCCCGTACCACCTTCTACTACGCCGTCACTTTGTAAGACGCTAAGAAAAGTACCAACAAAGCATCTCACATCAAATGCGAGACTTATTTTGTCGACATACTCTCCGTCTAATACTGCTTTAACTGTGATCGGTAATTCATCACGACCATTGATCTGTGCCCAACCGGTTAAACCTGGCATCACATCATTTGCACCATATTTATCACGTTCTTCTATCAAGTCATATTGATTCCATAAAGCAGGTCTAGGTCCAATAATAGACATTTCACCTTTCAGAATATTAATGATTTGTGGCAGCTCATCCAAACTTGTTTTACGTAAGAACTTACCCACTTTAGTAATGAAGTGATCTGGATTTGATAATAAGTGCGTTGGTGTATCTTTTGGCGTATCGATTCGCATTGTACGGAACTTCAATATATAAAAATGAGACTTATTAATTCCGACTCTCTTCTGCTTAAAGAAGATTGGTCCCGGTGTATCTAATTTTATCGCAAGGAATAAAACTAAAAATATCGGTGAAAGGATTATTAAGCCTAGTAATGATAAAATAAAATCTATAATTCTTTTGATAACTAAATACATTCTGAACTCCTCCATGCTGATAAACTTAATGTGGATAAAGACTGCTACTTATCATAATACTTTTAGATAAATCTGATTAAAAAAAACTATTTGTTTTGATTTTGAATTAATATAACTCAAATCAATATATTATTATTTCCTACATGTCCCTAATAATACCATTAAATAACTTATTTTTGCATCATATATTGTAATTTTTTACGTTTTAATCGTATGATTGCGTTTTCTCTTTTGAGGTAAGGAGTTTTACAACTGATTCATGGACTTGTCTATACATTTAAAGCGATTTATTACTAAAAGTAAGATACAAAACTGAGGATTTTTTATTAATGTGCTAGTAGCTTAAAGCAGACGAAACCTTCACAAAACTCTTATTAATCTATAAAATAACAATTAGGAGGTGACACATGGCTAAAACTTTTCAGAATTTCTTAGAAGGAACAATCCATGACCAAAGACATCTGGAGACAGTCTACGAACGAATAGACTATTTGATGATTTTAAAAGAAAGTATTGCCAGTCACAATGCTGAGAAAGCAAAAGAAGCATTGAAGGAATTTTACCAATATATTGATTTAGATCACCAAAATTATGTTCCACCAGAAGACTTATTAGTTGCGGCAATTGGTCGTACACAATTTTTCCATGGACTCGTTTATGCATTATTATTAGATTGTTTGGCTCCCTCTGTGTTTGCCTATTCACTCTCTTTAGTTCACATTGAGACGATTAATGCCATGAAAAGACCAGAAGATGCTTTTATTATCACTTGTAGAATGATTGATACATATTGTGACTATGTAAATTCACTAGACAACATTAAAACCAGCGAATTTTCAGCTAAAGTGCTTGCGTTAATAGATATGAACATAAAAAATGAATTAACCACCCGTATTATAGCCGAGCATCTCCATTTACATCTTGATACATTGCAGAAGAAATTCAAGGCTGAAACTGGTAAGAATATTACCGAAGTTATCAACGAACGACGCGTTGAATTAAGTAAGGTATATTTACGAAGTTCGAAATACTCTATTACAGATATTTCATATGAAGCGGGCTTCTCGGATGCTAGTTATTTCGTTAAAGTATTTAAAAGGTTTACAGGCACAACGCCAGGCCAGTTTCGTACTCAAAAATAGAAGACCTGACATATTATAGTCGGATCTTCTATTTCCTTAGGCATCACATTTATACCATAGTTCTATTCCGTTTTGACGAATGACTTCACCTTTGCGGAAGCCGATTTCTTCATAATTTCCTTTCAATGTTCCATCCAAAATACCTGTTGATAGTTCTAGGTAGTCTTTAACTACTGCCTTATCCATCGTTGGGGTTTCGTGGCCCACTAAAAGTGTGTCATAGGCATCACTCAAGTCCCACAACTTTTGAATGGATTTTTGATAAATTTCTAAGTCCTTACGATTACCGCCTTCTTTGTTAAAAATGATAATACTATCATTAATCGTGTCTCCGCTAAAGAGCAAACGATTCGTGCGATCGAGATAAGAGACGTGTCCAGGTGAATGCCCCGGCGTTTCAAAAACTTCCAGAACACGATTCCCTAAATCAATAGTGTCTCCTTCTTTAATCGGTTTGTATGGGAATAAAGATAGGTCTTTTTCTTCCGGTAATTGTTCCAATAAAGCTTCCACATGTCCTTCACCTGGAAAACGGATAGGCGTTCGTGTTTCAATGTACCATTTCCTCATAGCCACACTTGGATAATGTTCGCGGTAGAGATGGTCATCATCTGGGTGCATATATGCTTCCTCGAAAGCGTACATGCCGCCTAAGTGGTCCAGATGTCCGTGTGTCAATAATACTTTGATAGGTTTATGAGTGATTTTCCTTACATCATCGATGATAGTGCCAATACCAGCTCCCGTATCTATGAGAGCAGCATATTCATCTCCGACGGCCACATAGTAATTGTCTAGAAAATAGTCGCTAA
This genomic interval from Jeotgalibaca porci contains the following:
- a CDS encoding MBL fold metallo-hydrolase, which produces MAVDTKPKIAKKITQINENTWHISDYFLDNYYVAVGDEYAALIDTGAGIGTIIDDVRKITHKPIKVLLTHGHLDHLGGMYAFEEAYMHPDDDHLYREHYPSVAMRKWYIETRTPIRFPGEGHVEALLEQLPEEKDLSLFPYKPIKEGDTIDLGNRVLEVFETPGHSPGHVSYLDRTNRLLFSGDTINDSIIIFNKEGGNRKDLEIYQKSIQKLWDLSDAYDTLLVGHETPTMDKAVVKDYLELSTGILDGTLKGNYEEIGFRKGEVIRQNGIELWYKCDA
- a CDS encoding helix-turn-helix transcriptional regulator gives rise to the protein MAKTFQNFLEGTIHDQRHLETVYERIDYLMILKESIASHNAEKAKEALKEFYQYIDLDHQNYVPPEDLLVAAIGRTQFFHGLVYALLLDCLAPSVFAYSLSLVHIETINAMKRPEDAFIITCRMIDTYCDYVNSLDNIKTSEFSAKVLALIDMNIKNELTTRIIAEHLHLHLDTLQKKFKAETGKNITEVINERRVELSKVYLRSSKYSITDISYEAGFSDASYFVKVFKRFTGTTPGQFRTQK
- a CDS encoding sugar transferase gives rise to the protein MYLVIKRIIDFILSLLGLIILSPIFLVLFLAIKLDTPGPIFFKQKRVGINKSHFYILKFRTMRIDTPKDTPTHLLSNPDHFITKVGKFLRKTSLDELPQIINILKGEMSIIGPRPALWNQYDLIEERDKYGANDVMPGLTGWAQINGRDELPITVKAVLDGEYVDKISLAFDVRCFVGTFLSVLQSDGVVEGGTGVIEKRLSETIAEKTETKETLLK